A genomic window from Maridesulfovibrio sp. includes:
- a CDS encoding BRO family protein, which produces MVHDLNGSTWFVSKDVVEALGYSNTSDAIGKHCKSQATVAIHDGSQSRNMAIIPEPDLYRLIIKSKLPAAERFEKWVFEEVLPAIRQHGSYELQR; this is translated from the coding sequence ATCGTTCATGATTTGAATGGTAGTACTTGGTTTGTATCTAAAGATGTTGTAGAGGCTTTGGGGTATTCAAATACCAGCGATGCCATAGGCAAACATTGTAAGTCTCAAGCTACCGTCGCAATTCACGACGGCAGCCAAAGTCGTAATATGGCTATCATCCCCGAACCAGACCTCTACCGCCTAATCATAAAATCCAAACTCCCAGCAGCCGAACGATTCGAAAAATGGGTATTTGAAGAAGTCCTCCCCGCGATCCGCCAGCACGGTAGCTATGAATTGCAGCGGTAG